CTCGGCGCTCGATCCGATCTCTACGCTCAAGATCGAGGAGCTGATCTACGAGCTGAAGTCGACCTATACCATCGTGATCGTCACCCACAACATGCAGCAGGCCGCGCGCGTGTCCGATTACACGGCCTTCATGTACCTGGGCAAGCTGATCGAATACGATGCCACGGATCGCCTGTTCACGAATCCGAAGAATCGTCAGACCGAAGACTACATCACCGGCCGCTACGGCTGAGCCGCATCGCAACGGAGTTGGCAATGGACAAAAGAGACATCACGCATCACATCTCGCAGCAGTTCAATGAGGAACTGGAAGGTGTGCGCAACATGGTTCTCGCCATGGGCGGTCTGGTGGAGAAGGCGATCGGCGATGCCATCGAGGCGCTGGTCACCGGCAACAGCGAACTCGGCGATACCGTGGCCACCAGCGACTACAAGATCAACTCGCTGGAGGTGGAGATCGACGAGGAATGCGCCCAGATCATCGCGCGACGCCAGCCGGCGGCCAGCGACCTGCGCCTGATCGTGGCCATCATCAAGACCATCACCGATCTCGAGCGCATGGGTGACGAGGCCGAGAAGATCGGCCGCATCGCCGCGAATCTCGGTGAGGAGAACACGGTCAACAGCAGCAGCTATTCGGCGATCCGCCACCTGGGTGAGCATGCCCGTGCCATGCTGCACGATGCCCTGGATGCCTATGCGCGTTTCGACGTCGAGGCGGCGCTCAAGGTGGCCCGTCAGGACGCCGGGATCGACCAGGAATACGAGGGACTCA
This region of Chromatiales bacterium genomic DNA includes:
- the phoU gene encoding phosphate signaling complex protein PhoU, with translation MDKRDITHHISQQFNEELEGVRNMVLAMGGLVEKAIGDAIEALVTGNSELGDTVATSDYKINSLEVEIDEECAQIIARRQPAASDLRLIVAIIKTITDLERMGDEAEKIGRIAANLGEENTVNSSSYSAIRHLGEHARAMLHDALDAYARFDVEAALKVARQDAGIDQEYEGLIRQLITVMMEDPRCIRHVIDIMWAARAIERIGDHARNICEYVVFMVLGKDVRHTTFEQMEAEVKSVT